Part of the Mercenaria mercenaria strain notata chromosome 8, MADL_Memer_1, whole genome shotgun sequence genome is shown below.
TGTTCTCTTTACTACCTAAgatttttatccagtatttaataacattaaataaGTGTCTACAGTGTAAGGATATTCTACCTAGTTttccatatataaaatcattctgtgttgtttttttaacaccTAAGACTTTTTTACAATATTGCATATGTACACGTTCCATGGATTGACTAGAACTAAAACCCATAACTTCACTTCCATAATTCAGTATTGGGGCAATTAAAGTATCAAATAAATCCATCTTATGTCTAGGTTTAATATACGtaaatttatataggtatttcTCTAAACTAAAAATTGCTTTCTGCGCTTGTCCTGCTAACGTTGTTTGCGCAGTGCTAAAAGAGCCTCCACATGTAAAAACAATACCTAGATATGTAAATTTCGTAACAATTTCAATTAAGTTTCCGTTATAATAAAACGCCAGATCCCTGGCCAATCTACCACCCCTTTTGAATATCATCACTTTAGTTTTGgatacatttacttttaatttccaagtattacaataatcatttaacaaatgTATACATTGTTGCAATTCTTCAGCAGAATTGGCGAAAATGGCAATGTCATCGGCGTACAAAAGcagaaaaagtttaaacatatGAATATCAAGACCCTCAATACCACTATGTATAAATGTTTCTTCCAGATCATTCAGCAGCATagaaaaaagaaagggagataagcacTCCCCCTGTCTGACACCGAGTGAACATGTAAACTCTTCGCTCAAGTTGTTCAAGTATTTTACCTTTGACTTCACACAATCATACATCGattgaattatatttaaaatgtttccaCGTAATCCTAATCTAATAAGTTTGTACCAGAGATTTTCTCTAACAACATAATCAAATGCTTTACTATAATCAACAAATAGACAGAAAAGTTGCTTCCCTTGATTTAAAAAATTGGAAattaaaccatttaatacaaatatatcaaacactGTACAACTGATGTGGCGAACCCATTCCCTGGAATAAATTGGATATTGTATAACTGATATTGCCTTGTAGACTATGCTGCAAACTAAACTGCTTTCCAGGAATATATCAAACACTGTACAACTGATGTGGCCCTTAGATTATGCTGCAAACAAAAATGCTTCCCTGGAATATTTTGAACACTGTATGACTGATGTGGCCCTTAGATTATGCTGCAAACAAAATTGCTTCCCTGGAATGTTTTGGACACTGTGTAACTGATATTGCCTGGTAGATTATGCTGAAAACTAAACTGCTTTGCTGGAATATATTATACACTATGACTGATGTGGCCCTGCATATTATGCCACAAACTAAACTAAATTGCTTCCCTGGAATGTATTGTAAATTAGTAACTGGTGTTGCCCTGTAAATAATGTTGTCTATTAAACAGTTTCCTaagatttattaaaaattatatgcTCGGTGTGGCCTTGTAGATTTTTCTAGCCACACTGCATTGCCTCAAATATGTTTAACCCTGGTATGTCCGAGGTGACCATGTACATTTTGCAGCTGACAAAACtgcttttatgaaatatatacaacaatggaTGGCATGTAGCCCTGAACATTATGCTGCTCACTAAACTGCTTCCTTTAGATATACAAAATGCTGAATAACTGAGTTTGCCCTGCAGATTATGACTCCAACCAAACTGCTTCCACTGTATGGTCGATAAGGCCCTTTGGATTATGCTTCCAACTAAATGGCTTGCTTTAAATAACTTAGATGTTTTATACTCGGTTAGTTACTAAATCTACACAAAGAGAATTCTTCTGCTATGGGAGGATTCCGCTCCTCATGGGTTCCAGTTAAGAGAGGTTCCACTGTATATCTACATGCACCAAAACTTTGTTGACATAAAATGTTTGACTGTTCAAAAATGTTTTCCAAGACAATATATAAGATAAAAGTCCATGAAAATCGTGATTATTATTACCCCCAGAGtcagtataaatataatgtacaaaCATTACATACCACATATGTTACATTTATATGGTTTAGTATCTGAATGAACCACCATATGAGCCTTGAGAGTCTGCGGCTGTGTGAAGGTTTTACCGCACACTTCACATCTGTACGCTCTCTGGGCATTATGGATCAACATATGACGCTGCATGTTTGCTTTCTGGTTAAACGATCTGCCACAGTCAGGACAAACATATGGACGAAGACCCGTATGAGTAAATTGGTGCGACTTCAGATGATGCtcctgaaaataaagtaaaaagcatataattaaaagtttaagagtatatcatcaaagcaaagaaatatttggtaaacaaacaacatcttaaccaaaaatctacttgtccatcACTTATGACtcgatacttaaaatattctcaaaaagttgtccccctttaaaaagaaataaaataaacaatttctgaaaactatgttcaacctagttatgtgaaatttcagcacttggatattattgcaaatgcattaaaaCCATGATATGAAATAGTTATTTGAAagtggtgagtttttaaaggcaatGAACTGTCCGAAAGGGCAGTCCCTTTATGCAgtcttttccggaattcaatgtatatatcagtaaactgacaactgttttgtaaatcaaaataccttttttattgctgttcaattttcatgcataacaaccctttctttctatgatttggttttgtttgatttttttctcaaaatatggggCCAACCATTAAATATGCCAATGCCTTTTCCTCTAAGTAtcaaaataatcatattttgtcataaatctggaggccagtcacTGGTGATAcccaaatactgtgaaattattgatATGCATATGGACTAATTTTTGCTGAATTAGTGGTTGCGTCAGTCCATAAAACTGAATGCCAACAAACAAGCTTTTATTCTCCATTCATATCCCAGTGACATAGCGAGGGTTGAGCCCAATACTGCCGTAACTCCTATTACATAAAGAAGGAGTTATGCCAGTATTGCGCTCAACCCTCAAATTATTAGTCATTTTGGcgaaaccacaaaattttataactacaaaattaaatgaattcacTGTCATCATAATATCATCTCTTTATGTTTACACTGTACAGTTTCAAATACCTTCATAAAATCCATTCCACATTCTGTACAGATGTAAGGCCTTGAACCAGCATGTGACATCATGTGATCTCTCAGCTGACTTGGGAACCGAAAAATACGATCACAATGTTTACACTGCAAATCACCGCAATGACTAAATGCGACCATGTGCTCCTGCAATTCATTCCATGTGTCAAATTCCTTATCACAGTCTGTGCACTTCTCAGATCCAGACATGTGCTTgtccttaaaaagaaaaaaagaaatttcatatTAAGGTGGTCGCAAAACCAATACTTCCattatttgtacatttgtaaatatatacatgtccCTACAAAATTCCTAATGTATGCTTAAAATTGTCCAATAAATCTGATGGAAAGCCCGCCCGATTAGCTAAatatggagagcgcagatctacacaTGGTTTGGTcctgagtttgatccctgggcagGGCACATGTTTTCTAtgacaattttgataaaagacattgtgtctgaaatcattcttcctctgattcatgtggggaaattggcagttaatTCAGAgaaacaggtctgtactggtatagaatccaggaacactggttaggttaagtgcccgccgttatataactgaaatagtgttaaaaaacaatgttaaacccaaaacaaacaaacaaattcaatgGAGCTTTTCACTACTGTACAGGTAAATCTACATGCTTGAAACTTCAAACTCAGCTTTACCAGAACATGTTGAGCGACTACATCTCAATTTGTGAAAAATGCGCAATGTTCAGAATTTCTACATTTCAAATGCTTAAAAAGAACTGAATCCTACAAGCACGTGTACACGCTCAATGCATCCTCCATATTGATAAGCAATTCAAACTATCTGGACCACTCTTCAGATACTAAGGTAGCAAGGATACAAATAGAAATaagacaaaactaacaaaggcatacaaaaactaaacatTTCTATACATAGATATCAATCTCTTACCAAGTGTTAAAGGCCTATGTGGCAGAGTGGTAAGGTCACaaactttaaatcacttgcctctcacctcTATGGGTTTGAGCCCTGCTATGGCTGCCATATGAGGAAGAAATCCAGCTGGTTAACGAAATGTTAGTGGCTCTACTCCGGTACCTGCTCCTGTCTGAAATATTtcccagaggggcacctggggtttaaCCTCCattaaaagttgaaaagtcgAGATACTATACTCTTACTGTGTAAAAGTGAATTAAAACTTGACAAAAAAACTCTAAGTTACCTTATGTAGTCGTAGTTCACTGGGGAAGGCAAAACCTCGATTACAGATGTCACAAATGTATGGTTTGCTGCCCATATGCACAGTCTCATGTCTCTTCAAGTGACTGATTTGTGTAAACCCTTTATCACACAGAGTACAAACATAAGGTTTTACATTGTCATGTGTCAACATATGTGTGTTTAGGTGACTCAGCTGTTTGAAGTATTTCTCACAAACAAGACACAAATGAGGCTTTATATCACCATGATCTAGAATATGGGCGACTAAGTTATGCTTTGTTGTGTATGACTTTGGGCATATTTTGCACAGCCATCGTTTATTCTCCCCATGACCAATATACTGATTATCgtcaattttaatatttatgtcaAGTCTGTCGATATTGGTATTTGCTGTGGCACTGTCCTCGCTGGAATGCCACTTCTCCCTTCTAAGTTTAGACATGATTGATGTTCTTTCGGATGAAATTTGATCTTCATTATTTACCTGTGTAGACTTGTTTCCAGGTGGTTCAACTGGATTTATGATAGAAATAAGTCCACCCTCTGCTGCTTTGGAATTTACtatttttggaataagttttgctCGGCTCCCTATACTCATTATTGAGATCATAATAACGGTGGCTGTTGAAGTCTGTGTTGTTGTCATTAACGCTTTTGCTGTTGAATCATTGAAACTTGGAGATGTTAGAGCAAATGGATTTGAAGGATCACTCCGACCACCTTTCTTTGCAGTTGGAGTATTTTcaattgtttcatttgtttttttcatacTTGTGAATTTTCTAAGCATTGCACCATACTGGTTTTCATCTGACTTTTTCTGAATAATTTCCGATTCAAAAATTTCATCACTTGTCAAGCTGTCCTCATTTCTGTCTGCAATATCCTCTTCAACATCTTTTTCACCATTTTCAGAACCAGCATCAAGCCCACGAATGTTTCTTGTACGTTCAGAAGAGCCTAGAACACTGGCTCGTATTTCAGCAATACTCGGCTCAGTATATCTGACTACAGGTTTTATAACAACTTCACTACTAACCGTGGTGGTTTCACTATCAACATAGGCCAGAGATTTTGTTACAGTGTTTGTACTATAAGCACAAACCTCCTTCACTGACGATTCAGATAACAGTGTGTCCTTTTGAAAACCTGACCAGCTTGGCTGAGTAAACTGACCTGATGTGGATATGGATACAGAGGATGTAGGTGAAACATACATGCTTTGTGAGGCTGATGCAGACATAGCAGGTTCATCCACTGGTTCGGTCTTGATTTCTTTCGGATAATTATATACAAAGTCTTCTATCAATCTCTCTTCAACATCAACTGGTTCTATCATGATCTGTCTAACTGACTTCACAATTGCATCTATATCATGTCCTAATTTGCCTTTCAATAAAAACTGGATCTTAGGTCCTGCAGATATTGTTCTTGTAGTTTGTTCATCAGCTAAAGAACTCTCTACTTTGTTCAAGTTAACGTTAAGATCATCCTTTTTATCAGTTGTGTCTGATTGACCATTTGTGGAAATTATGGATATAAAATCTTTACTATCTCTTGTGTTTGACTGTTCATTAGCTGTGGAATTTAAGGTTATATTAGACACAACATTCTGCTCAAGGGTTCCAGAACTAGCCTGCTGCTCTGAACTGCTGAACTGTGTGCTATAGTTTGAGGTCTCACCAACAGATTCAGTCATGTGATGGCTCAAGGTCTTTGGATATGACCTCTGACCTGCAGTCTCTACATTTGTAAGACGACTTATGTTTAATTGTTCTAAAAGGAGTGACTTTTCCAAGACTGGTACACATGTCTGGTTGgtagtatttatttcaatagGTGCAGCTCCAACTGGTGTTGTGAAAACTGTAGTGAAACTGTGTGAAAAATCAGAATAGGTTGTAGAACCAgcaattataaatttatttgaatcATCTTCCTTTTTGATAAATGATTTGAAACTTGGCAACTCTGCTTTAATAGTACTCTGTGTATTTTGCCCTGTCGATTGATGCACTTGCATTTGTCCAAGGCCGTCATTCCTGAGATAAGGAAAGTTTTCCAAAATGTTGCCAGAGGAACAGTTGAACTCATCTGTGTCATCAAGGGCAGACAACTGACCTCTGTATTGAGTTCTTGCTTTATTATCTTCATTCATTTTGACATACTCTGCTATTCATATGGCAACAATCTGAAGTTATcag
Proteins encoded:
- the LOC123523092 gene encoding uncharacterized protein LOC123523092, which produces MNEDNKARTQYRGQLSALDDTDEFNCSSGNILENFPYLRNDGLGQMQVHQSTGQNTQSTIKAELPSFKSFIKKEDDSNKFIIAGSTTYSDFSHSFTTVFTTPVGAAPIEINTTNQTCVPVLEKSLLLEQLNISRLTNVETAGQRSYPKTLSHHMTESVGETSNYSTQFSSSEQQASSGTLEQNVVSNITLNSTANEQSNTRDSKDFISIISTNGQSDTTDKKDDLNVNLNKVESSLADEQTTRTISAGPKIQFLLKGKLGHDIDAIVKSVRQIMIEPVDVEERLIEDFVYNYPKEIKTEPVDEPAMSASASQSMYVSPTSSVSISTSGQFTQPSWSGFQKDTLLSESSVKEVCAYSTNTVTKSLAYVDSETTTVSSEVVIKPVVRYTEPSIAEIRASVLGSSERTRNIRGLDAGSENGEKDVEEDIADRNEDSLTSDEIFESEIIQKKSDENQYGAMLRKFTSMKKTNETIENTPTAKKGGRSDPSNPFALTSPSFNDSTAKALMTTTQTSTATVIMISIMSIGSRAKLIPKIVNSKAAEGGLISIINPVEPPGNKSTQVNNEDQISSERTSIMSKLRREKWHSSEDSATANTNIDRLDINIKIDDNQYIGHGENKRWLCKICPKSYTTKHNLVAHILDHGDIKPHLCLVCEKYFKQLSHLNTHMLTHDNVKPYVCTLCDKGFTQISHLKRHETVHMGSKPYICDICNRGFAFPSELRLHKDKHMSGSEKCTDCDKEFDTWNELQEHMVAFSHCGDLQCKHCDRIFRFPSQLRDHMMSHAGSRPYICTECGMDFMKEHHLKSHQFTHTGLRPYVCPDCGRSFNQKANMQRHMLIHNAQRAYRCEVCGKTFTQPQTLKAHMVVHSDTKPYKCNICGKQFGRQHNLQGHMHIHSDSKPYSCSICQSSFTLKGNLNRHKKVKHGLDESTEVMEEDAVNFLSTISDRARESYSNYVPSDNEIDPDSRDGLPSPESRSSKKGRKSVPRKHVSRQLYDDDDGDMGSDFETERTITYSDEERENERTSGITSKYFESSETGSASSRRKRKRGAVYHVEYDDESDGHNDSDVKEIQDNQSFETNDTTLNATSETRSTRKRKKKDFGEDFTETGLEMETSARSQKKKSAKLDNIIASKFSA